The region ATATGTTCTCTTAAATGATCATAATACTCGTTATACTTAAGCTTATAGTACAGGGGTGTAAATTTGGGTTCCTTGAGATaattgtgtgtgtataaatcTGATTGGTCCACCTCTTGTGGCACATCATTGTATATTACAGTGTTTGGGGATAGAACTGGCATAGAAAGTATCCAGGCATAGTATATGAGTTTATAGCGATTTGTTTTAATCTTATCTGGAGTATTGCTATGTGTTTTTAACAGACTTAATCTTGTACAATGGAATGCTCTATCGCCCTCCTCTAGTCTACATTTAGCCAGTTTCGACTCAATATAAGAACCTTCTATGCCAAATTCTTCATCGCTATGAGaaatagttattttagtcaataaatatatggaAAGAACGGCTTTTATCCGTGTTAATTTGACCATCACTTATAATCAATTCAATTGAAGTAGAATTGTTGTAATTCCatcaataatattaataatattattacacatctatTGGCTGTTTAATTTGTTGGTTTATAACGTAATAGttattgaataataattatttgtgATCATGATTATTCACTCGTGTGTAGTTGGCGTTGTGAGGCTCTCAAAGTCCAGGTTCACCTTCCCGTCCACCTTAGGGGCCGCTTCGTACTTCATTTTCACGTTTTTCAGCAGAGCCCTTTCCGTTTCCGCGATCTCCTCGTCCGACAGCACTCCGACAAATCTTGGCTTCGCTATGTATCTGTAGTGGTTGTACATCTCGATTGCCTTCTTCAGATCGTATGCGTCCGACGCTTCCTGGTCGCTTTTGTATAGGTGTTTGTTCTGCTTTAAccacttcttcttttccacGAACCACTTCAGCTTGAACATTTCTCCTCTTTTGTTGTGgttgtgtatgtttatgtCGAAGTTTTCCTCCTGTCCTTCCACTGTCGTCGCTATGTTACTCTAAACTGGATTGCGCACATCTTTTACTTACCACCTTCACCTTCGAATCTTCTCTTGGCGTTCCCATGTTGATTATGATCTCTCTTGACTTTTGTTCTTCAGTCAGCTCCTTTTCGTAATCTATTTTGTATTCTTctatcttatttatttcctcCAGTTCGTCTGATATGTTGACGTCGCTTCCTTTTCCGAAGTAGAAGTAGTTCATTTCGTTCAATAGTGCCAGGTGGTTCTTCTTTAGGGTAATGTTGACTCTTCCGTCCTCGGCCTCGGTGTAGTCGAAGAACTGACTCTTgcttattttcaaaatcgGTTTTGAGGGCCCCTTCCACCCTTTGACCTGCTTCATAAAATCCGGTACATCCGGGTATATCAGTCTCCTTCCCAGTACTATTGCGTCGTATCCTGCAAGCGCCAACTGATGCACTTGATCCATTGTCATGATTCCTCCAGCTGCTATTGCTGTCACATTTTCTGGCAGTGCCTCCTTAACTTCTAGTGCTCTGGTCGGATATAAAACATTCTTTATTCTGTCCCATTGGTTTACCTATGAAATAATCATATCTCCGCACATATCAACAGACTTatctaaatatttgttGCCATACCATGATGTGTGTAAATCCCATGTCTATTGACTTTAGTGCTTCGGCCACCGTATGCACCTCTGCTATTGCCTCTATTCCCATTGTAACGCAGGTGCCTAAAAGATCTCCCAGGACCTTTCCCAGAATTGCTGCGTTCAATATCACTCCATCTGCTCTCAACTCAGCTGCTTGTGCAATCTATGGTTTCCTTTACACCTAAACAAATACCTGGATTGGGTGTAGTATGATATCTTTCATAACTATAGCTGGCCTCTCCCTCCTTCCTAACTTCCTCAACTCCAAAAACGTCTTATATAGGTCGTTAATGTGCCCTCCGTAGTTAACCTCGTCCGTGTTGACAAAGATTATGTCAAACCCTTATTACCATATTATCTTTACAGACTTACCGACTGACGCCATACTCAGGCCCACTTCCCCTGCGTTCGAGTACGACAAGACATTATTATCACAGGTCGGATTGTGTGTCGGCGTTCTCCTCTTCATATCCGCTATCACTGATAGTTTGTGATGTTTTTGATTACTGTTTCTTCTGAGCATGTCCGACAGCTTCAAATTAGAAGTACATTGTAGGAAGTTTAAACGGAGCTAaagaatattaaattgatCAAACTAACCTGTAGATTGTCGTTGGGATCACTGTGACCTTCTATCAACTTATCCACTTCCGAGTACTTGTCGGttatcattttataaaaccGTTCCTCGGCCACGTACGATACTCTCGAATCTCTCGAAGAGAGTTTATTATTGCGATATAATGAGCAGTCTTCCTTACTGGAAACAGTGTTAAATTGCGGTGAAACaaatgaaaatgatgtgttttttccattttttagAGTTGCGATAGGATTAATTGGAGGactaataatacataaCAAATGTGTGATATGGTACAGTAGATTAACAGGAAAAGTTATAGTCAGAATATTCATAGAAATCTTTGAATTACAATTGTATggatacacatttgaataagataatttaaaaagtaaaaatttttaagtaataaaaatgcGAAATATTTGGTTTAGGATTcctatataaaaacaaccAGAATGTGGCAAATATTAtctataatacattaatatatagaactagattattttaaggaaattttaattttatttaaatgtaaatttatttgtgttatgTGACAATTCCCCATTCGTGCAATTTACTTGAAATTTTactatttgtttatattttttgtaaataagtTTATACTACTTTGTGATAATAACTGGTTTTTGAATGAATAACACCTtctttaataatttatattgaCTTAAACGCTCGTTTTTCGTTTGATGGATTCTGAAGGAATCTCCGAGAATAATCTCACCCCTTTCAATTCATCGTATCAATTACATAGGGAATTGTATGAACATGAGAAGGGCGTGAGGTGTGGATGTAATATTGACGCAAAGTACCTTTCTCTGCTCGATACGGACAAAGCTTATGCCGACGGCTCCTATGAATACGAGTATCTGGTGACCGGAGGAGTGAATGGGGACCTGGTCGTCTGTAAATTGACGAAGTGCGGAGAGTATAAGGCGGTGTCAAGGTTCATGGCGCACGTTAACACAgtaatgtgtgtgtgtcCGTCAGTACTGCTGAACGACTACATCGATGTGTCGTTCTTAGAGTCCTCCTCGAACACGGAGTTGACGCTGGTAGAGGTTAAGATGTGCATATATACCTGCGGAAGGGACAAACTGATACACAGATACAACCTTGCGGGCAAAAAGCTGCTGACTCTGGAGGTTAGTTTAAGCACAGTCACGGTTCCTAGGGCCACGACGATGTCGTGTGCAGCCTGCACGAGCTTTCGGACCCGTCGAAGCTAGTGAGTGGGAGCTGGGATGGAACAGCAATTGTCTGGGATGTGCTCTCAGGCACCCAGGAGTATCGCATTAAATCGGACCAGTACAAGTATTCAGGTACGCAACCAGAATAACACGTTCCCTCAGTCTATGTAAACAGTCTCCCCAGCGGAGAAATAGTGACCGCAATGCAGAACGGAGACGTGTGCTTGTGGAAGGGAAATCAGCTAGTGACGAGCAAGAGTAGGTTACAACGGTTGATAGACGCAATTAGAACTGCACTCTGACGCCGTGAGGGCAGTGAGCGTGGGAGAAAAATATCTGACGTGCTCAAACGACTGCACAATTAAAGTTAACTCAAACAACTTGGAAACAATTTTTACAATTGATAGACACGAGGGGTTTGTATACGGTGAGTATACTGCTGGGCGAGTTAAACGATTGACACGCCTCAACAGTCGGCAATTAACACGTGGTTGTAGACGTCAAGCACTCTCGATTCTTTGAAGTGGCATTCAGCGGATCGGAGGATAAAACGGCGCGAGTGTGGAGCACAGTCAACGGACACCTGCTGCAAACAATAAATCTGGAGTCGTCAGTATGGCAGGTAGGCTATCAGCGTTTTAACAACGCCCAGGTGGTTGAAACGCAGTACAATGGAATTGCAACAATTGAGCTGAGCGGCAAGGTGACGCTTTGGTCCCTGAGGCCGGGGAGAGTGGAGGAGAACTACGTGCCTAAACTAGTAAGTTCGGCGCTGCGGTGATTAGCACAATTTAGTCGCAACAGTCGACACTCAACGCAAGAGTTGAGCCGCAGAGGCCGGAGAACATACTGGACATGaacctgtttaaaaaattcaacAGCGAGAAGGCGAAGGAGCTCATCTTGAAGTATAACGAGGAAAAAAACGTAAGTCGCAGTGTTTTAGTGTCCTTTAGACGCTGGTGGACAGGGAGGTGCTCTACTTTGAGGAGTTGTTCGAGAAGGGCGTGGCGAATCTGAGAGACGGGTACGTTGCACATTTGTGCGCGCATCTTCGTGTTACTGAACGCCAATTAGGTACGACTTCACCTGGGTGCTGAAGATGTTGGAATGGCCGGAGGCGGAGCGGCTGCCGGTGTTCGACCTGATCAAGGCGGCGAGTCTGCACATGGTCACCGAGAAGCTGTTCAAGGTCAGAAACAACGGGTAAGTGGAGGGCCTGACGACTGTGGCTTTAGATCGAGGATACTGTTCTCGGCAAACGAGGTCCTCAAGAACACCGACAACCCGCAGCTGATATCGGTGTCGCTGCAGATGTTCTCAAACCTGCTGCACCCTTCAATATCGAGGAGCGTCATGTTCAGGCAGCACGAATCGGTAAGGCGTCACGTCCACATGGCCTTTAGATCTTCGAGGCGGTCGCCGCGGTCACGAGGGTCAACTCGAAGCTGGCGCAGCAGTCCCTATCGGTCTTCTGCCAGAACTTCGCAATAGCGTCCGTGCACAACAGGGAAAGCAGGGTCATCGGGCCGCTGGTGCAGTGCCTCTGCGGGTCGGTGAGCGTCTGCCTCGAGGTCCTGGACTCCGAGGACCTGTCCTGGGTGGGCGCGGTGAGCCTGAAGCACTTCAAGACCATGGAGCTTCTGCTGGACAACTTCACGGTGCCCACCATGGAGCACTCCTTCAAGCACGGCCTGAACGCTCAGATGGAGTTGGTAGCGAATAAGTTGCATGAGAAGAAGATTATGGATGCAGGCAGCAGTGGATCGGTTAAATTTGTACTCGACAGCCTGAAAACGTAGCTTCCACAGTCCCAGCGGTGCCTTTGTTCGATTTGGTTCATTAAAGCTTAATCTTAGTGTGCGATGATTTAAGCTGCATTAGTCCGAATTCTGAGCCAGGTAGATGTCGAAGCTGCCATCGTCTTGTTGAACCCTAAGCATCATTAGTCATAGGAAACGAGTAAAATAAGCAGAATGAGTAGAGTAATCAGACGGTTGCAATGAATGtgttataaatacatagtTGAGTGAATAAGTAGTATGCGTAACTAGGTGATTGCCAGGGTAGCTGTAATAACTGGGAAGAGTAAGAGGTACTTTAGCTGGAGGGGCACTAGTTCCAGTGTGAATTTAAATTCGTTTTCCGGGTCCTCAACCAGTGGAAACTTGACCAGGAAGACATATTCGCCGGCTTCAGTGAATTTGACGTACTCGTAGTCCCCGAAGGGGCAGAGAGGTGAGTCGGAACCCCGTTTCCGTACTTCAACGATTTGGTACGGAAGGATGTCGATGTTGTGCTTTTTCGAAAACTCGTCCAAGACGTTGTACAGCGATACGGGAGAAGTGAGTCGGTTGCGATCGCTCGAGAAAGTATTCACGTTTAGGGTCAGTGCGTAGCCCGCCAGCTGGCCGCTGAAGAGAATGTTCTCTGGTCTCGAGTCCAGTATGGACTGACTTTCGTCCGGTTTGAGCTTGAGATCTGGGAATTGTGAGTCGATGTAGGCTGAACTAACCTTTTCTCGATTGAACGAACTCGCTCGATTCCTTGCAGTATTGATCTATGTTGTACCAGTTGGCGTAGCAGGCCACGCCCTTTGGAATTAGGTGGTAGTTTGCATAGCCCCTCGAGGTCTCGACTATATCCCCGGTTTTGCCGAGCCTTTCAGAGTCCCTTAGCAGTATTACGCTGATCTTCTTCGTGTCGACCCTAGGGTACCAAGTCCTCCTGGAAATGGTACCCCTGGTTGGGAGGATCTTAAATCTTTTGAAAATGTAGATGTGATTGTagttttttatcattaaaaaTGGTTAATCATGAATTCTTGGATCATGGGCGCTTTTACACTACAACATCACTTTGAAAAGATTGTACACACTTtcacaaaatattaatgtttatgcttataattgttttttaaatggtTTCAATTGGCTTAAATGTAACAAGTGTGTTTGTTTCACTCGTATTCTTTACAATATATACTAGTTTTttcctacacatttcatGTGTATCTACATCGTTAAATCAAAAGTCCAAGGTATGATATGTGAATCGTAAAATTGctttaaataatgttttagGAACAGAGCAAGCAGTCTTCTAAATTTATGCCGTACACCCAGCCTTACTACAATCAGGCCTTCTTCAATCAGCAATACCCTTATTCCACGCCCGATTATTACACAAATTTCgattcaaaaaatatggtaCTGCTATAATAGCAATCGtatttatctacttttatattttattttgttttaacttAGATGTGTAGACCATTGAAGTTCTTCCGAACGATGACGAGGATGAGGATGGTATTTTGTCACACACTCAATATCTTTAGATGGATTCTTGAAATTTGGACTTTTGCGTGATGCCTACGGCTACGGAGACTCCATTCAGGTACTTTACGAGACCTCTCAGTTTTAATTAGTCGTATTGAAAGTCCTTTCATTCTTGGTGGTACTGCCCACTCTATTCATAGTAGTTTAAAACCTCGTCCTGGCAAGATGGAGCTTAACTCGACTCTATACAACTGCAACTACACTACCAACATATATACTAAGTCTAAGAAGTGGAATACTGGGTTTCTCAGGGCTAAGTCTAATCACGGCTCAGTCACGTTAACTTTATACGAGGCTGATGAGAATACGAATTCTTGTGGAAAGGTCATTGATCGATTCGACGTTTTCAATGCGAAGACCACCGCTCTATCAGGGTTCGTTTCTTGATCTCATTTATGTGTTCAGGCGGGAGTTTATAACTGGCCGTAACCTCATTGACGTTCAAGACTTTGTCGGTCAGAAGTACAGTAAGCCTGCTGGAGAGGCTCATGTTTCTAAACCTAAAATACGAGCCGGCTTGCAGAGGCCCTATAAGTCAAATGTGACTCCTTACAAGAGGCCGCAGAAGTGTTCTGATGTGGCTATTAAGCCTAGCCCACTGCCTTCATTCAATCCTACTTTCGAACCTAAACCGAACAATGTTTTCAGGCCTGAGCATGATCTGCCCACTTCAAACGTAAACGTCAGTGAAATTATAAAGAACATAGAATTAATGCTAGAcgaaaattaatttaaatgtaataaaCGTTATGCGTGTATtcatatttgtatacaCGCACACTTGATACATAACtatttgtatatacacacttgtatGTAATATGTACGTAACACCTAcgtatatttacacatttatacacacatacgtGTAAACACATGTATAGGGGTATATTATACTGATACCACCTTAACGGTATTTAAGCTGGAGTCGTAGCAAATGATGTTTTTAAACGAGTCGAAGGTCGATTCTAAATTGGCGTTAAATGTTGTGTGAAAATACCACAATTTGTGATGATACACTTGTTCTTCAGTCCGTGGTATCTAACGAAGGCAGGAGACGTTGTGTCCCCGAGGCATATCTATGCTTCATTAACTGCACGTAAACTTACGAAATCTGGTAACGGGTGAAGAAGTAGACTGGAATCGTGTTCAAGTATCGTTGATAGCCCTGGCTTGTTTGGCGACAGGTGGCTCTGGCCAATTATCGTCTCCACCAACTAAAGCGTTAAGACTATCGATTGCAATTCATACCATTTCCGCCAAGTCGTCGCAGCTCTCCATGTACTCCGAAGTCGACGTCGTCACCACGGAGTCTATCAGCAGGTGTGTCATTATATCGTGTCTGAAAAATATCATCTGCCTTCCCCAGTGCCTTATTCTGCACGGGTTTGACGCCATTATTATGTGGCCTAGGCACTCCGGCCTTGTACTTTCCAATCTCTCTGTCGCAGTTAAATGATCTTCTTGAATTTACCTTTGAACCTGTTTATTGCGAAACTTAGCAGCGGGTTCCTTGGTATCCGTTCTAAATTACTCGCATTACTTAAGTCGGAGTGCACACTTACGTCTACACAGACTTGCGTCCTTCGGCCCTGGCACGAACACTATGTAACAGCCTACGTATCATTTGCTGTGACTACAAACCTACAGGTCAGTATCATTATAAACTTCGGTTTAGTCAGGAGTTTAAACAGGTTTTCGAAGCCTGACGAGTACGAATCGGCGTGCGACGCGTTCGCCTTCTTGTCTAACTCGTCCGTCCAGTTGTGATGTAGGTCAAAATTGTATCCCGATGAACTGAAATTTCCCATGAACACGAATCCTGCTGGCAATTGCTCCTTGTTGTAGCTCTCCACGTATGCTAATTCACGTGAGATCGCGCAAACTTACAGTTGAACAGTTTTTCGAGCGACTGGATGTTTGACGCTCTATCCAAGTGCAAATCCGATATTATCACCCATTTTGAGCTTATATTCTTTAGGCTAGGCAGGTTTACACACTCTTTGAACATTGCCTAAGTATTCAGTTATCTTACAGTAAGAGCACATTCacatgtgtttatatacaaatccGTGTATCTACGTGTATACTACTGGACTACATATTCTCTTTTACCAGTTCCATTGGACTATGCAGGCCtccaaataaatttaaatgcGATAGgttatttttgtttgttaGCGGTGGATGTGTGAGTGATTTCACAGCGAATATGTTCTATATGCACATAATTTCCCTAAAACTCACATCGAATGGAAGCATTGTTCCGAACACTATTACAACTTGGCCATAGCAGTAGATTCCActtgatattttacactaaaCAACTGTGACTCCCATATACCATACATCTTTCGACAGTCTTATCTTCATTTCCACCAGGCAACCCTGCATACACAGGTCCCCTTCTTTCGACTTAGCTAGGTTCCCAATCAGCAGTTGCGCGTCTAATATGCGTTAATGCCGATGAAGTTACCTTTGGAGCTGAACGATACCGAATCGACTGGGACCAACATAATGTTTGTGTGTGAGTCAATGCCCAGCCATTCGTTGAAGTTATATCCTCTACATCTCTAAAAATCAGTAAAATTCAATTATCAACAATCATTAACAGCTATATGATCAATTTTTTAGAATAATGCCACTATCTATCGGTGATAACACCTAATTGTTCTACTGGGCGTTACCTCGAACAGTAGTTGGTACCGAATCGAACATATCCTTTCTATCAGGTCAGCCTGTGGCTCTATTTCCGAGTCTTCCTTCTTAAACGACGATAGAAATTTCTGTTTACATGCTGTTTTCGTCTGTTTTTGTTACCTGCTTCTTCACTGAGTAGTATACTCTCGGCACGTCCTTCACTGCGTTGTAAATGTATACGCCGTCGCTTCCGTACTTCAAAATACCGGAACcgaatttgtttttaatgtcCACCATGAACTCGTTCTGATTCCTGTACAGATCCGAGTTTTTGATCTCCTCCAGGAGTGCATCGATGTATGCGACGTCTACGGCGGTAGATTTTGTTCCGTAGAGCCTCGAGACCAGGTGATTCCAT is a window of Theileria orientalis strain Shintoku DNA, chromosome 2, complete genome DNA encoding:
- a CDS encoding anthranilate synthase component II; protein product: MNILTITFPVNLLYHITHLLCIISPPINPIATLKNGKNTSFSFVSPQFNTVSSKEDCSLYRNNKLSSRDSRVSYVAEERFYKMITDKYSEVDKLIEGHSDPNDNLQLRLNFLQCTSNLKLSDMLRRNSNQKHHKLSVIADMKRRTPTHNPTCDNNVLSYSNAGEVGLSMASVGFDIIFVNTDEVNYGGHINDLYKTFLELRKLGRRERPAIVMKDIILHPIQIAQAAELRADGVILNAAILGKVLGDLLGTCVTMGIEAIAEVHTVAEALKSIDMGFTHIMVNQWDRIKNVLYPTRALEVKEALPENVTAIAAGGIMTMDQVHQLALAGYDAIVLGRRLIYPDVPDFMKQVKGWKGPSKPILKISKSQFFDYTEAEDGRVNITLKKNHLALLNEMNYFYFGKGSDVNISDELEEINKIEEYKIDYEKELTEEQKSREIIINMGTPREDSKVKVSNIATTVEGQEENFDINIHNHNKRGEMFKLKWFVEKKKWLKQNKHLYKSDQEASDAYDLKKAIEMYNHYRYIAKPRFVGVLSDEEIAETERALLKNVKMKYEAAPKVDGKVNLDFESLTTPTTHE
- a CDS encoding uncharacterized protein (WD40 repeat-like domain containing protein), with protein sequence MDSEGISENNLTPFNSSYQLHRELYEHEKGVRCGCNIDAKYLSLLDTDKAYADGSYEYEYLVTGGVNGDLVVCKLTKCGEYKAVSRFMAHVNTVMCVCPSVLLNDYIDVSFLESSSNTELTLVEVKMCIYTCGRDKLIHRYNLAGKKLLTLEGHDDVVCSLHELSDPSKLVSGSWDGTAIVWDVLSGTQEYRIKSDQYKYSVYVNSLPSGEIVTAMQNGDVCLWKGNQLVTSKKLHSDAVRAVSVGEKYLTCSNDCTIKVNSNNLETIFTIDRHEGFVYDVKHSRFFEVAFSGSEDKTARVWSTVNGHLLQTINLESSVWQVVETQYNGIATIELSGKVTLWSLRPGRVEENYSQQSTLNARVEPQRPENILDMNLFKKFNSEKAKELILKYNEEKNTLVDREVLYFEELFEKGVANLRDGYDFTWVLKMLEWPEAERLPVFDLIKAASLHMVTEKLFKVRNNGSRILFSANEVLKNTDNPQLISVSLQMFSNLLHPSISRSVMFRQHESIFEAVAAVTRVNSKLAQQSLSVFCQNFAIASVHNRESRVIGPLVQCLCGSVSVCLEVLDSEDLSWVGAVSLKHFKTMELLLDNFTVPTMEHSFKHGLNAQMELVANKLHEKKIMDAGSSGSVKFVLDSLKT
- a CDS encoding uncharacterized protein (DNA polymerase epsilon subunit B domain containing protein): MESLFTQYDDSPIIYEHDPDSELNQLNEAKKTKSHLIISNLIKYGINLQVPEAVFEHIANQTVVDTPNIYTLQFDIDSFVDSRIWNHLVSRLYGTKSTAVDVAYIDALLEEIKNSDLYRNQNEFMVDIKNKFGSGILKYGSDGVYIYNAVKDVPRVYYSVKKQKFLSSFKKEDSEIEPQADLIERICSIRYQLLFERCRGYNFNEWLGIDSHTNIMLVPVDSVSFSSKDAQLLIGNLAKSKEGDLCMQGCLVEMKIRLSKDCKISSGIYCYGQVVIVFGTMLPFDNIFAVKSLTHPPLTNKNNLSHLNLFGGLHSPMELAMFKECVNLPSLKNISSKWVIISDLHLDRASNIQSLEKLFNSYVESYNKEQLPAGFVFMGNFSSSGYNFDLHHNWTDELDKKANASHADSYSSGFENLFKLLTKPKFIMILTCCYIVFVPGPKDASLCRQRIPRNPLLSFAINRFKERLESTRPECLGHIIMASNPCRIRHWGRQMIFFRHDIMTHLLIDSVVTTSTSEYMESCDDLAEMLVETIIGQSHLSPNKPGLSTILEHDSSLLLHPLPDFICLGDTTSPAFVRYHGLKNKCIITNCESTFDSFKNIICYDSSLNTVKVVSV
- a CDS encoding 50S ribosomal protein L9 codes for the protein MIKNYNHIYIFKRFKILPTRGTISRRTWYPRVDTKKISVILLRDSERLGKTGDIVETSRGYANYHLIPKGVACYANWYNIDQYCKESSEFVQSRKAYIDSQFPDLKLKPDESQSILDSRPENILFSGQLAGYALTLNVNTFSSDRNRLTSPVSLYNVLDEFSKKHNIDILPYQIVEVRKRGSDSPLCPFGDYEYVKFTEAGEYVFLVKFPLVEDPENEFKFTLELVPLQLKYLLLFPVITATLAIT